A region of Argentina anserina chromosome 5, drPotAnse1.1, whole genome shotgun sequence DNA encodes the following proteins:
- the LOC126795116 gene encoding putative lipoxygenase 5, whose product MMRKVLSVGGEWLKYEIPAIIKRDRFNWLRDNEFARQALVGVNPVNIEILKEFPIISKLDPAVYGPPESAITKELIEQELNGMSVKL is encoded by the exons ATGATGAGAAAAGTTCTTAGTGTTGGAGGAGAGTGGTTAAAATATGAGATCCCTGCTATTATAAAGA GGGATAGATTTAATTGGTTGCGTGATAATGAGTTTGCACGACAAGCTTTAGTTGGAGTCAATCCAGTGAACATTGAGATTTTGAAG GAATTTCCAATTATCAGCAAGTTAGATCCTGCTGTTTATGGCCCTCCAGAATCTGCTATCACTAAGGAACTGATAGAGCAAGAACTCAATGGGATGAGTGTAAAACTGtag